From the Papaver somniferum cultivar HN1 chromosome 2, ASM357369v1, whole genome shotgun sequence genome, the window ATTACCTGTCCCGATTATGTGGATTAGTAATGGCATTGATAGGCGACATGATGCAAATGGCTCATTAGATTCTACGAAATCCTCCAGTAAGGAAGATTCAAAGATTAAGGTAAAGAGTGAAGATAAAGTCAGCTTTGCAGCGCCGGGTTGCTTGGATAGCTGTTGGACTGATTTGGAGAAAGAGGCTTTTCTCCTTGGCCTCTATATATTTGGCAAAAATCTTGTTAATGTGAAGAGATTTGTTGAGAGTAAACCAATGGCAGACATATTATCTTTCTATTATGGGGAATTTTATAGGTCTGCTGCACACCGCAGATGGTCAGGTTCTTGGAATAAGGACCGAAGAAGCAGAAGGTGCATACAAGGACCGAAGATGTTTAAGACGTGGAGGCAACAGAAATTTTTGTCGTGTTTGCTTCCTTGCATTCCTGAAAAATGGCATAGCACTTTGGTGGAGGTAAATCTCAATGATTCAGATAAAATGTATATACGTAGATGTGTCTGATTTTCACTTTCTTTTATTCGTGTTCCTGAATTTCTTCTCTTACCGTATTGAAATAAGACGAGCAGTCCTTTGGAAAAGGTAACCAATTGAAAAAAAGAATGGAGAATTTTCTGTTGAATATCGTTTCGTGCTTTACCCATAATATCTGACACCCTTACTTACATCCATCTAGGGATTCTCGTTGTTGAAGACAATTGGTCTGAAGTTCCTATCATCCAAGAGGAAAAACTTTATATGTTTCCTATCTCTTCGCAGGTCTCCAAAAGCTTTGAAGCGGGCAGTGTTTCTCTAGAAGAATATGTATCCAGTTTGAAGGCTATAGTTGGTCTAGCAATGCTTGTAGAAGTTTTTGGTATTGGCAAGGGAAAGCAGGATCTCACTGGCCTGGTTACAGATCCTGCACGAAACAATCAGCAAGCCACTTCTCACCCTGACATACCTGTTGGCAAGGGATGGTCTGCTCTTACTCTTGGCGAAATAGTTGGGTTTTTAACGGGGGACTATCGCTTAAGCAAAGCGCGGTCAAACGATCTTTTCTGGGAAGCTGTTTGGCCCCGTTTGCTTGCAAGAGGGTGGCAGTCTAAGAAGCCTAAAAATCACACTGGCACTAGTTCCAAAAGTCCGTTGGTGTTTATTGTACCTGGTGTTAAAAAGTTCTCATTAAGGAAATTTGTGAAAGGAGACTTGTACTTTGACTCTGAGGCTGATGTGCTTAATAAAGTTGCGTCAGATCCTAGTCTTTTAGAGCTTGAGGATGAAGCTGGTAAAAGCAACATAACTAATCATGAAAATAAGTGGGGTCAAAAGAAGACGAAACTTGACAATAATGTAGACATTGATCATAAACGCTGCAGTTATCTTCAACCGCAATTTGCAGAGAGCAATTTCGACCTCATGAAGTTTGCAGTTATTGATACTAGTATGGGGGGTGGAGAAGATTCATTTCCGGTCAGAGAGTTGAGAAGTTTGCCTGATGAAACTACTCATATATCCTCTCCTGAAAGTCTTCCAGTTCACAATGAAAATGGTTTTAAAGACCCGGTGAATGAAAAAGGTGCAGTCAACATGCCATTGAAGTACATAAAAGGTACTAATACTTCCAGATCCTCAGATGGTATAACTGACAGGGAACCGTGCTCTGAGTCCTTAAAGTTTATACATAGTGGTTCAAAGGAAGAGATGCAATTTGCGAGTCCAGTTCAGGCCGAGGTAACCTTGCATGATGGCATGGATCAAAGTACTTGTAATCCTGACATGCACTCGAAAAAACCCATAAAATTTCACTTCAGCCGGAGGAAGAAGCCTAGCCAATCAAACTACATGTCTTCTGTCATAAAATGTACGATATTAACTACTTGCTCCGAAGTGAAGGCTATCTGCAGCGAAGACATCTACTCCAGTACTCATGGTTTGAAAGAGGGGGATCGTCATTTACATTTAGGCTCATCTAATGCAACTGAAAACCTGGTGTCTGCAGTTACGCAATCTCAAGGGGAAATATGTTCTAGTTCTTCGGTTAAAGCCAGTCCAGATGAGAATTGCATTGGTAATTCTATCTCTCAAAATGAAAAGCATCCACCTCTGGTGGCTATTGACCTAAACCCACCCCATGTTCTGTCAGATCTTGAAACAGATGACCCATTCATCAGAGAGGTGGATACTACCCAATATGATTCAAGTTCCAAGGACCCTTGTTCCCCCCCTAGTAGTGATGTGGATGGTGCTGAGCAACAGCCACCAGTTTTGGTCGCGCGGAGGCAGGGCTCAAGAAAACGACCATTAACAGCGAAAGCTTTAGAATCTCTGGTTTGTGGGTtcttaaccacaaaaaaaaaaccgaGATATTCCATGCAGTCCTAAGTGGAAATGTTGTTGGGAGTAAGAAGCGGGTTTGTAACTGCAAGAGAAGTTAAGTCCATAGGAGAAGACATGGGCTACAGAAATTAGTAGTAAGAATGTCGCATGACATAACTAGCTTTTGAGTTGCCATGGATTTCGTAAAGCTGGCGATTTCTTGTCTGCATTTATCTGTCGTAGGGAGGATTTTAGATCCCGCAGCTGGTGGTTATGGCCGTTCTAATGTCCAATTGTGGGATAGAACGAACACCTTCCTGCAGTTTTGTAATATAATTTTTTGTACGCTTGAACTTGGGAACAAGAAATGTGGCAGCGGTCGTATATGTGTTGGAGCTTTTCCAACGGTGAAGTGGGATATTTTATGTGGCATTGCCCACGACACATTCTCTTGATATAAAACCTGGCGatattggggtatacccagattaattggggtatatacCCGTTTTATTCATATCCAAactagtgtgctaaggggtgtctaaaaggtgttaaaagaccaACCCATACTAAAAAATCATGCCGACCAAAACATATTACTCTAACTATAcatgtgaaataaaaaaaaaaacaaaaaaaaaaacgaagaatcaaaacgaatcaaAAGTCGGTAGGGTataaggttgaataccatgccaacttttcatctctgaaattagcagttACAGGGTCGGCAAGATATCCATctctataccttgccgactatattttagtcagcaggttatgaaattaacaccttgccgactaatcatgcatttgtaacaccttttctgtatgtcaaaaatcctatagtcggcagggtatttttttatcgaccttgccggcctTAAgttgtcggcatgttcttcatccgcagaccttgccggccagatatagtcggcatgttcttcatccgtagaccttgccgacttttcatattttcataactgaaaatgttgattccttctataattttgagtataaaatcgcCCAGCAGCTCTACAATCCCATATTTATAAGTGTTTAGGTAGTACGATTTCATTTTTGTTACAAGtagaattcttaaaaaaaaaaaaaaaatctcaaaaatctacccacatccatgagttcaatctaaaataaaacctaatttcaaaattttaatcaactaattaaattaattatcctaatcacatttattagtgttaattaattaAGAGTAGATTATccatttttgtaaatatgtggataagaggctttgtgttttacttcaaaatgaccttattttgtcTCATTTGATATACcctaattaatttgggtataccccaatcaagccacgATATAAAATCCTAAACATTATGCATAAAAGAATTTCATCTCCTATGTATAAAAGTGGTAATGGTATAAATGTCCCTCCTTTTTATGGGTATCACAAATACCCTTATGACACAACAAATATACCCCTCTCAATCCAAAGTCCATCAGGGGTCAAATAAGGATTCTG encodes:
- the LOC113350226 gene encoding uncharacterized protein LOC113350226: MDSGKEDSHGDVSGETSTSQSSQSRRSAERDIIAICGKQQKPPRVGYEYQVEIPPFAVESEPPQLMKRLSDDGIMVNVVDSFLEALPVPIMWISNGIDRRHDANGSLDSTKSSSKEDSKIKVKSEDKVSFAAPGCLDSCWTDLEKEAFLLGLYIFGKNLVNVKRFVESKPMADILSFYYGEFYRSAAHRRWSGSWNKDRRSRRCIQGPKMFKTWRQQKFLSCLLPCIPEKWHSTLVEVSKSFEAGSVSLEEYVSSLKAIVGLAMLVEVFGIGKGKQDLTGLVTDPARNNQQATSHPDIPVGKGWSALTLGEIVGFLTGDYRLSKARSNDLFWEAVWPRLLARGWQSKKPKNHTGTSSKSPLVFIVPGVKKFSLRKFVKGDLYFDSEADVLNKVASDPSLLELEDEAGKSNITNHENKWGQKKTKLDNNVDIDHKRCSYLQPQFAESNFDLMKFAVIDTSMGGGEDSFPVRELRSLPDETTHISSPESLPVHNENGFKDPVNEKGAVNMPLKYIKGTNTSRSSDGITDREPCSESLKFIHSGSKEEMQFASPVQAEVTLHDGMDQSTCNPDMHSKKPIKFHFSRRKKPSQSNYMSSVIKCTILTTCSEVKAICSEDIYSSTHGLKEGDRHLHLGSSNATENLVSAVTQSQGEICSSSSVKASPDENCIGNSISQNEKHPPLVAIDLNPPHVLSDLETDDPFIREVDTTQYDSSSKDPCSPPSSDVDGAEQQPPVLVARRQGSRKRPLTAKALESLVCGFLTTKKKPRYSMQS